In the genome of Asterias amurensis chromosome 16, ASM3211899v1, one region contains:
- the LOC139949181 gene encoding octopamine receptor beta-1R-like yields the protein MEAVTNESGGVSSSDCVVSGDTLYQVLRASYIGIDFILTLFGNILTIIVTRKVEEFSDSTKIFITSLAVADLGVTVVAVTSFTAEVYGRWPFPEWICQVSFLSFYIFTAVSVIMIVIMTVDRLVAVVKPLRHSLILTKRRSIVAAVCVWFCCILSASSTTFLNTVEYNECSAICWTKGRSIAQTIASVMLFYITPLICILIMNIRLLMIARRHALHFRRVRVAASLPNTADQPKHPPPRNVRGKAVGVISLVTLAFALSWSVYQVCLVHSAFSDGSPFPESVEFVAVWLGLTNSWWNVIIYSIMNRNFRNHLKSVLLRLFPWFRKQEVVNYRYPAIPSVNNNLTTRPDDIE from the coding sequence ATGGAGGCTGTAACAAATGAATCTGGTGGAGTATCGTCCTCCGACTGTGTTGTCTCTGGAgatactctttaccaagtgctTCGAGCAAGCTACATTGGTATCGACTTCATATTGACTTTATTTGGAAACATACTGACAATCATCGTCACGAGAAAAGTTGAGGAGTTCTCGGACAGCACTAAAATATTCATCACATCTTTGGCAGTGGCTGATTTGGGCGTTACGGTCGTCGCTGTCACATCCTTTACTGCTGAAGTATATGGAAGATGGCCATTCCCTGAATGGATATGCCAAGTTTCCTTTTTAAGTTTTTACATCTTCACGGCAGTGTCTGTGATAATGATTGTTATTATGACTGTGGATCGTTTAGTTGCCGTGGTGAAGCCACTTCGCCATTCCTTGATTCTAACCAAAAGAAGAAGTATCGTAGCAGCCGTTTGTGTGTGGTTTTGCTGCATTCTTAGCGCTTCTTCCACGACATTTCTCAACACAGTAGAGTACAATGAATGTTCTGCAATCTGTTGGACAAAGGGAAGGAGTATTGCTCAAACGATCGCATCCGTtatgttgttttatataacgcCTCTGATTTGCATCCTGATCATGAACATACGGTTACTTATGATAGCACGGCGACACGCACTTCACTTTAGGCGGGTAAGGGTTGCTGCCTCTCTGCCGAACACCGCTGATCAACCGAAACATCCTCCCCCAAGGAATGTCAGAGGAAAAGCAGTTGGTGTTATTTCTCTTGTGACACTTGCGTTTGCGTTAAGTTGGTCAGTTTACCAGGTGTGTTTGGTACACTCTGCATTTTCCGATGGTAGTCCATTTCCAGAGTCAGTGGAGTTCGTCGCTGTGTGGCTTGGATTGACGAACAGTTGGTGGAATGTAATTATTTACTCCATCATGAACAGAAATTTTAGAAACCATTTGAAGAGTGTTCTGCTACGATTGTTcccgtggtttcgaaaacaaGAGGTGGTAAACTACCGGTACCCAGCAATACCATCTGTAAACAACAACTTAACAACAAGACCAGATGACATCGAGTGA